The genomic segment TTAGAGACCAAAAAAGAGTGATAAATTAATATTTCTTAATTTTTTCTCGTGTGATTTTTAAGGATATTTTGACTCAAGCATTCCAACAATAAAGAAAAGAGCGAAACAAACAACCAAAGTTATTATGGGTGTAGGCAGCCCAAATAAAGATATTTTAAAGAAAGAAAGACATACGGCTGTCAAAAATCCACCTATAAGTGTAATGGCCCCAGTCAAATCCTTGCCTATATTATAGTGGAATAAACCAAAAATTAGAGGTAATAAACAAAGCAATATAGTTGATGATAAAACAGACAATTCAACTATGTAGCTTAACTTTCTCACTGCAAAAAGGCCGATGAATATTGTTATAATTATAATTGAGATCCTACCAAAAAGAATGCCTTTCTCTTTTACAATATCCCTTGAGACCATTGAAGAAAGGGTCAGGACTATCGAATTTGCAGTTGTTATTGCGGCAGCCATTATGCTTAATGCTAATAGAAGGGATAACCATTCTGGCATTAAAGAAAGCAATGTTGGAGTGACATCATCCCTGTATTGCACTATTGGGAATAATCCTCGAAACGTTAGAACTCTAAGTTGAATTCCTATAAATGTTACAATTGCTGTGTATAATACCCCAAATATCCCAAAAAAAACTATCATCTTTCTTAATGCGGATAGATCCTTTGGAATAAATAGTCTTTGGAGAACTTGTGGATTAGTCAATGCAAAGAAAAACCAGGGAATTGTCAATCCTAAGAAAAATTTAGGTGTCCAAATAGCATTAGGAACATACATTAAATCACCCATTGTGGAAATAGCAGAAAAATCAAATCTGTAAGATACCCAAACTAAAGCAAATATTGAGACTACAATCATCAAAACTCCTTGGATCGAATCTGTCAATGCAACCCCCTTTAAGCCACCTAGAAATGCCCACAGTGCAATAAGAATTCCAACGATTAAAATTCCAGTAGAGAAATTCAAACTTGAATTTTTTTCTAATATGAGGGCAACACCTGTTAATTGTACTGATGTATAGGGGATTAAAGCCAGTAGAGAGATTAAGGCCGCAATTTTTGCTGTTTTTGAGCCATATCTTTCTTCAAGTAATCCAGAAGGGGAAACAACTCCTTTTTGCTTTGCTATTTTCCATATTCTAGGGCCATAATAAGATAAAAAGAATAAAGTTCCCACCAAATAAGTAAGTTCAAATCCGAGAGCACCAACTCCCGTTGCATATGAAAGACCAACTAGGCCTACCATCATGAAGGCAGAATATGTTGTAGCTGCATATGTAAGTGCAGAAACAACGCCACCAATGTTTCTGTTTCCAATAAAGAAACTTTCTTGTGTCTTGGCATCTTTAGAATATAGAGCAATAATTGTACCTATAATGGCATAAATCCCTAATAATATTAGAAAGTTATTCATTTATCCACCTTTTACTCGAGAAAACAATGTATAGAAGATAACCGGTTGTAACAATTGTCCAATAAATAAAAGTAGTGAAATCTTCCTTTTTGAAGAGAAAAAATGGGACCGACATCAGTATTACAATTATCAACACTTCAAAAAATTTCATTAACATTTGTTAAAAATATCTATTTATAAAAGTTGCTTTTGGCCAGGGGCCTAAAATATAACTGAACGATTATATTTTTCATAATAACTTATTTATACTATTTATCATAACTATTTTTATGTTTCTCTTGGACTCTGATTACAAAACATTCAACGAAAAAGCATATGTTCGACTAATACTTAAAAATGATTCTAAAATCGAAGCATTTTACAAGGACTTTGAACCTTATATCTGGGCCGTGTGTGATGCGGAAGAAATCAAATCTAAAAAGAAGCTAATTGAAGAAATACAAAAAGAAGTTCAAGGTAGATCTATTGCTGTAAAAAATTGCACTATTGATGAGAGATACCTTTTTGGCAATAAAATTCCTGCCATCAAAGTAATATTTAATCATCCCTCGGACGTTCCTAACTTGAGGAAAGAAATTGAAGATATTACAGAGATCTATGAATACGATATACCTTTTGCAAGAAGATTTCTTATCGACAAAAATCTTGTTCCAGCAATATACTACAATTTTGAAATAGAAAAAGAGGGAGAAATCTCGATCATAAAAGATTTTCATATCACCGATAATCTTAATCTATCGATTAAAGTTTTAGCCTTTGATATAGAAGTATACTGCAAGGCAAAGCCTGACGCTCAAAATGACCCAATAATAATGATTGGAATTTCTACCAATGATTTTGATAAGGTTATTACCTATAAAAAAGTCTCAGCAGAGTATATAGAAATTGTAGATGACGAAACATCGATGATAAAAAGATTTCTAGATATAATCTTGGAATACAACCCAGACATAATCTATACTTACAATGGGGATACTTTTGATTTTCCTTACATATATGAAAGAGCAAAAAAACTAAAAATACATCATCCTATCCTAAATGAAATAAGAATCGATAAAAGGGGAGTAAATGACAGTAGTAAGATACCAGGGATGGTACATGTTGATCTTTATCCATTGAGTAGAAAACTCCTTAGTCTGAACAAATATACTCTTGAAAACGTTTATCTTAATTTTTTAGGTAAAGAAAAAAGCAAAATTCAACTAGCTGAAATGGATAGATTCTGGGAAGAAGGAAAACAGGAAGGACTTTTGACTGTCGCATTATACAATATGGAGGATGCCATAGCTGCAAAAGAAATTGGAGCTGCAATTGGCCCTCTTGAGATTGAACTTTCAAGAATAGTTGGGCAAAATATTTTTGATATATCAAGAATGGCATCTTCGAATATGGTCGAATATCTTCTAATGAAAAGATCATTTGAAGAAAAAACAATAGTCCCGAATAAACCAAAAGGCAGCGAATACCTAGAAAGGGCATCTTATACTTATGAAGGCGGATTTGTCTTGGATCCACAAAAGGGGCTTCATGAACACATAGCCGTTTTTGACTTTAGATCTCTATACCCTTCAATAATTATAGCCCATAATATAGATCCGAATACTATTGGGTGTAGCTGTTGTGATAATACATCTCCCGATGGAGTTAATTTTTGCCTTAATAAAAAAGGATTTATCCCTGAAATCTTGAAAGAGATTATAGAGAGGAGAGTTGAGATTAAGAGAAAATTAAAAGAGACATCCGATAAAAATGAAAAGACTATTTATCAATCCCAACAATGGGCCCTTAAGATTCTTGCCAATTCTTTTTATGGCTATATGGGGTACCCCCGCTCAAGATGGTATTCTAAAGAAGCAGCTTCTAGTATAGCTTCATGGGGTAGAGAGTATATCCATAAAGCAATAAAAATCGCTGAAGAAATGGGATTAAATGTTCTTTATGGGGAT from the Methanofastidiosum sp. genome contains:
- a CDS encoding sodium:solute symporter family protein — translated: MNNFLILLGIYAIIGTIIALYSKDAKTQESFFIGNRNIGGVVSALTYAATTYSAFMMVGLVGLSYATGVGALGFELTYLVGTLFFLSYYGPRIWKIAKQKGVVSPSGLLEERYGSKTAKIAALISLLALIPYTSVQLTGVALILEKNSSLNFSTGILIVGILIALWAFLGGLKGVALTDSIQGVLMIVVSIFALVWVSYRFDFSAISTMGDLMYVPNAIWTPKFFLGLTIPWFFFALTNPQVLQRLFIPKDLSALRKMIVFFGIFGVLYTAIVTFIGIQLRVLTFRGLFPIVQYRDDVTPTLLSLMPEWLSLLLALSIMAAAITTANSIVLTLSSMVSRDIVKEKGILFGRISIIIITIFIGLFAVRKLSYIVELSVLSSTILLCLLPLIFGLFHYNIGKDLTGAITLIGGFLTAVCLSFFKISLFGLPTPIITLVVCFALFFIVGMLESKYP
- a CDS encoding DNA-directed DNA polymerase, with amino-acid sequence MFLLDSDYKTFNEKAYVRLILKNDSKIEAFYKDFEPYIWAVCDAEEIKSKKKLIEEIQKEVQGRSIAVKNCTIDERYLFGNKIPAIKVIFNHPSDVPNLRKEIEDITEIYEYDIPFARRFLIDKNLVPAIYYNFEIEKEGEISIIKDFHITDNLNLSIKVLAFDIEVYCKAKPDAQNDPIIMIGISTNDFDKVITYKKVSAEYIEIVDDETSMIKRFLDIILEYNPDIIYTYNGDTFDFPYIYERAKKLKIHHPILNEIRIDKRGVNDSSKIPGMVHVDLYPLSRKLLSLNKYTLENVYLNFLGKEKSKIQLAEMDRFWEEGKQEGLLTVALYNMEDAIAAKEIGAAIGPLEIELSRIVGQNIFDISRMASSNMVEYLLMKRSFEEKTIVPNKPKGSEYLERASYTYEGGFVLDPQKGLHEHIAVFDFRSLYPSIIIAHNIDPNTIGCSCCDNTSPDGVNFCLNKKGFIPEILKEIIERRVEIKRKLKETSDKNEKTIYQSQQWALKILANSFYGYMGYPRSRWYSKEAASSIASWGREYIHKAIKIAEEMGLNVLYGDTDSLFVGLGSEDMEKSKEFRDKVNSTLPDYMELEFQGYYRRGFFVSKKRYAIIDKENNIVTKGLEVVRRDWAEIAKKTQEAVLKTILEGKGPEKAAEIVRKTTQELIEGKIPLDSLIIYTQLTMPISSYKQIGPHVIVAKRMKEKGEDVKAGSMISFIVKSGEGMVRDRSYDVESFKKAGYKYDAEYYMDNQVLPAVMRILKGFGYTEENLKFSKNKQMTLGDYF